From one Gemmatimonadota bacterium genomic stretch:
- a CDS encoding sigma-54-dependent Fis family transcriptional regulator: MSRRILIVDDEQGVRAALGQLLEYEGYDVKAVSNAADGIAEYEKWRPQLTFLDVKMAGMDGLEALRRIRQLDPAATIVMISGHATIQTAVEATQLGAYDILEKPLDTDRILVLLRNTLQHLSLQEENAQLRASIESRYEIVGKSFAIRTLMGQIEKVAPTPARVLITGDNGTGKELVARAIHRLSPRLQKPFIEVNCAAIPSELIESELFGHMKGSFTGAIQDRAGKFEQADKGTLFLDEIGDMSPSAQAKVLRVLQDGEVTRIGGAKRVQVDVRVLAATNKDLPEEIAAGRFREDLFYRLNVVPLHVPPLHERREDIPLLAQHFVDQLSRREGAPARTLDAGAIDALAQMEWPGNVRELRNAIERLLILSSGMRVTAADVSRLTGARPADGASLGSLLDIETFETFKDAAERAYLLHKLRAFEWNVSETARALDMPRSNLYKKIERYALEREK, encoded by the coding sequence ATGAGCCGTCGTATCCTCATCGTCGACGATGAACAGGGCGTGCGCGCCGCGTTAGGCCAGCTCCTCGAGTACGAGGGCTACGACGTGAAGGCCGTCTCCAACGCCGCCGACGGCATCGCGGAGTACGAGAAGTGGCGCCCGCAGCTCACCTTCCTCGACGTGAAGATGGCGGGGATGGACGGGCTCGAGGCGCTGCGCCGCATTCGCCAGTTGGACCCGGCGGCCACCATCGTCATGATCAGCGGGCACGCGACGATCCAGACGGCGGTCGAAGCGACGCAGCTCGGCGCCTACGACATCCTGGAGAAGCCGCTCGACACCGACCGCATCCTCGTCCTCCTGCGCAACACGCTGCAGCACCTTTCGCTGCAGGAGGAAAACGCGCAGCTGCGGGCGTCGATCGAATCGCGCTACGAGATCGTGGGCAAGTCGTTCGCCATCCGCACGCTGATGGGGCAGATCGAGAAGGTGGCGCCGACGCCGGCGCGTGTCCTCATCACCGGCGACAACGGGACGGGGAAGGAACTCGTCGCGCGCGCGATCCATCGCCTCTCACCCAGGCTGCAGAAGCCCTTCATCGAGGTGAACTGCGCGGCGATTCCCTCGGAGCTGATCGAGAGCGAACTGTTCGGCCACATGAAGGGGTCGTTCACCGGCGCGATCCAGGATCGCGCCGGCAAGTTCGAGCAGGCCGACAAGGGGACGCTCTTTCTCGACGAGATCGGCGACATGAGTCCGTCGGCGCAGGCCAAGGTGCTGCGCGTGTTGCAGGACGGCGAAGTGACGCGCATCGGCGGCGCCAAGCGCGTGCAGGTCGACGTGCGGGTCCTCGCGGCGACCAACAAGGACTTGCCGGAGGAGATCGCGGCGGGGCGCTTTCGCGAGGACCTGTTCTATCGCCTCAACGTCGTCCCGCTGCACGTCCCGCCGCTGCACGAGCGTCGTGAGGACATCCCGCTGCTCGCGCAGCACTTCGTCGACCAGCTTTCCCGACGGGAAGGGGCGCCGGCCCGTACCCTCGACGCGGGGGCGATCGACGCGCTCGCGCAGATGGAGTGGCCGGGGAACGTGCGCGAACTGCGCAACGCGATCGAGCGCCTCCTGATCCTCTCGTCAGGGATGCGCGTCACCGCCGCCGACGTCTCCCGCCTCACCGGGGCCCGACCGGCGGATGGCGCGAGCCTTGGCTCGCTGCTGGACATCGAGACCTTCGAGACGTTCAAGGACGCGGCGGAACGCGCCTACCTCCTGCACAAGCTTCGCGCCTTCGAGTGGAACGTCTCCGAAACCGCCCGCGCCCTCGACATGCCCCGCTCCAACCTCTACAAGAAGATCGAGCGGTACGCACTGGAACGGGAAAAGTGA
- a CDS encoding aldehyde dehydrogenase family protein — protein sequence MTPVFKNFIAGQWVAPTTGAYFENVNPADRTDVIGRFPLSGVEDVERAVESAQRGFELWRKTPAPLRGDVLRRVGDLMAARKDEIADLMTREMGKPLAETRGDVQEGIDTAYYAAVEGRRLFGHTVPSELRNKWAMSFRRPIGVAGIVTPFNFPMAIPTWKMFPALVCGNACVFKPAEDVPHTGAVLVEIMLQAGLPPEVIQLVHGVGETVGPAIVEHPDVPLVSFTGSTETGAKVGETCGRMHKRLSLEMGGKNAQIVLNDADLDLALEGVLWGAFGTTGQRCTATSRLIVQSGVHDRLVDMLVERVRGLRLGDGRQAGTDVGPLIHEESLKKVERYVQIGIEEGAQLAIGGKRATGAALAKGNFFEPTIFTQVRPGSRLEQEEIFGPVLSVIKVETADEAFAVNNDVKYGLSSSLYTRNVELAFRAMSELDNGITYVNAPTIGAEAHLPFGGVKQTGNGHREGGWEVYEFYSETKVCYIDYSGALQKAQIDTYSD from the coding sequence ATGACTCCCGTCTTCAAGAACTTCATCGCCGGCCAATGGGTCGCTCCGACCACCGGCGCATACTTCGAGAACGTCAACCCCGCGGACCGCACGGATGTGATCGGCCGCTTCCCGCTGTCGGGCGTCGAAGACGTCGAGCGTGCGGTGGAGTCGGCGCAGCGCGGCTTCGAGCTCTGGCGCAAGACGCCGGCACCGCTGCGCGGCGACGTGCTGCGCCGTGTCGGCGACCTGATGGCGGCGCGGAAGGACGAGATCGCCGACCTCATGACCCGCGAGATGGGCAAGCCGCTCGCCGAAACGCGCGGCGACGTGCAGGAGGGGATCGACACCGCCTACTACGCGGCGGTCGAGGGACGCCGTCTCTTCGGCCACACGGTCCCCAGTGAGTTGCGCAACAAGTGGGCGATGAGTTTCCGTCGCCCCATCGGCGTGGCCGGGATCGTGACGCCGTTCAACTTCCCGATGGCCATCCCCACCTGGAAGATGTTCCCGGCCCTGGTGTGCGGAAACGCCTGCGTCTTCAAGCCGGCCGAGGACGTCCCGCACACGGGGGCGGTGCTGGTGGAGATCATGCTGCAGGCGGGGCTCCCTCCCGAGGTAATCCAGCTGGTGCACGGGGTCGGGGAGACGGTGGGGCCCGCGATCGTCGAGCATCCCGACGTCCCGCTCGTCTCGTTCACCGGGTCGACGGAGACCGGGGCCAAGGTGGGCGAAACGTGCGGTCGCATGCACAAGCGCCTCTCCCTGGAGATGGGGGGGAAGAACGCCCAGATCGTCCTCAACGACGCCGACCTCGACCTCGCCCTGGAAGGGGTGCTGTGGGGGGCGTTCGGGACGACGGGGCAGCGCTGCACCGCCACCTCCCGCCTCATCGTGCAGAGCGGCGTGCATGACCGATTGGTGGACATGCTCGTCGAACGGGTACGGGGACTCCGGCTTGGCGACGGACGGCAGGCCGGGACCGACGTCGGTCCGCTCATTCACGAGGAGTCGCTGAAGAAGGTCGAACGCTACGTACAGATCGGCATCGAGGAGGGGGCGCAGCTCGCGATCGGCGGAAAGCGCGCGACGGGGGCGGCGCTCGCCAAGGGGAACTTCTTCGAGCCAACGATCTTCACGCAGGTTCGCCCAGGCTCGCGCCTGGAGCAGGAAGAGATCTTCGGCCCGGTCCTCTCGGTCATCAAGGTCGAGACGGCCGACGAGGCCTTTGCCGTCAACAACGACGTGAAGTACGGACTCTCGTCGTCGCTGTACACGCGGAACGTGGAGCTGGCGTTCCGGGCGATGTCGGAGCTGGACAACGGGATCACCTACGTGAACGCCCCGACGATCGGCGCCGAGGCGCATCTCCCCTTCGGTGGGGTGAAGCAGACGGGGAACGGACACCGCGAAGGGGGGTGGGAGGTGTACGAGTTCTATTCCGAGACGAAGGTCTGCTACATCGACTATTCCGGCGCGCTGCAGAAGGCCCAGATCGACACGTACAGCGATTAG
- the thpR gene encoding RNA 2',3'-cyclic phosphodiesterase: MRLFLAVTLPEELQDAIERATAPARAAAPRVRWVRAAQLHLTMKFIGERPASDVGPIAEVVREVVAGLPALRVTLRGAGAFPNFRRPRVVWLGMHPPAPLATLARHLDDALTPLGVDAESRPFRAHVTLGRVGEALAVDTAHTLERALHDVTASWSLAVRGVALVQSTLGPGGPSYRELDTFPLGAR; this comes from the coding sequence CGGTCACTCTGCCTGAGGAACTGCAGGACGCGATCGAACGCGCGACGGCGCCGGCGCGCGCCGCCGCCCCCCGCGTGCGCTGGGTGCGCGCCGCGCAGTTGCATCTGACGATGAAGTTCATCGGCGAGCGCCCGGCGTCCGACGTCGGGCCGATCGCCGAGGTGGTGCGCGAGGTCGTGGCGGGTCTCCCCGCGCTGCGGGTCACGCTGCGTGGGGCCGGGGCCTTTCCAAACTTCCGGCGCCCTCGTGTCGTATGGCTTGGCATGCACCCGCCGGCACCGCTCGCCACCCTCGCCCGTCACCTCGACGACGCCCTCACGCCGCTCGGCGTGGACGCCGAGTCGCGCCCGTTTCGCGCGCACGTCACGCTGGGGCGGGTTGGGGAGGCGCTCGCCGTCGACACGGCGCACACCCTCGAGCGCGCACTGCACGACGTCACCGCCAGCTGGTCGCTCGCCGTGCGCGGCGTGGCGCTGGTGCAGAGCACCCTCGGGCCGGGCGGCCCGAGCTATCGCGAACTGGACACCTTCCCCTTGGGAGCTCGCTGA